In a genomic window of Thermoproteus tenax Kra 1:
- a CDS encoding thiolase family protein, with the protein MTDVWVNGASMMPTGRHYNVNIDEMAARVLDEALRDAGNPQLDALFVASATSEQAEKQQLLGAYIASRLGLDKIATYRVENADGSGGAAIMAAAMAVRSGLYNCVAVVGADKPNDVLSNQQQDIYSTATDTVYERYFGVTPAAQAAIMAKLYLNKYEYKYEDLALWPVLMHKNGANNPYAYMRKQAKIEDVLESELVSDPLRLYDVGPMADGAAALVLCRNRGFAKIVGMWTSTSSRPFNMREDYDVLYSAREAAERAYAMAGITPRDVAVAEVHDSYSIFGVLAAEALGLAPRGQLLASLKAGADIKVNLSGGLKSRGNIMGATGVYQAVEVLWQLLGKAPFKRADGNIGVLHSMGGVDRTSTIVVFAI; encoded by the coding sequence ATGACAGACGTATGGGTAAACGGCGCGTCCATGATGCCGACCGGCAGACACTACAACGTGAACATAGACGAGATGGCGGCGCGCGTGCTCGACGAGGCGTTGAGGGATGCGGGCAACCCACAGCTGGACGCTCTGTTTGTCGCCTCGGCCACCTCGGAACAAGCCGAGAAACAACAGCTGTTGGGCGCCTATATAGCGTCTAGGCTAGGACTTGACAAAATAGCAACGTACAGGGTGGAGAACGCCGACGGCTCAGGCGGAGCGGCCATAATGGCAGCCGCCATGGCCGTCAGATCTGGTCTCTACAACTGCGTTGCTGTAGTCGGAGCCGACAAGCCCAACGACGTCCTCTCCAACCAACAACAAGATATATACTCCACGGCGACGGATACAGTCTATGAGAGGTACTTCGGCGTGACGCCCGCGGCGCAGGCGGCCATAATGGCCAAGCTCTATTTGAACAAATATGAGTATAAGTACGAGGACCTGGCCCTCTGGCCTGTTCTGATGCACAAAAACGGTGCAAACAACCCCTACGCCTATATGAGGAAACAGGCCAAGATAGAGGACGTGCTCGAGAGCGAGCTGGTGAGCGATCCACTGAGGCTGTACGACGTCGGCCCCATGGCCGACGGGGCGGCGGCTCTTGTTTTGTGTAGAAACAGAGGATTCGCGAAAATAGTGGGCATGTGGACCTCCACGAGCTCGAGGCCGTTCAATATGAGGGAGGACTACGACGTCCTCTACTCGGCGAGGGAGGCGGCCGAGAGGGCCTACGCAATGGCGGGCATAACGCCGCGCGATGTAGCTGTAGCCGAGGTCCACGACTCTTACTCTATCTTCGGCGTCTTAGCCGCCGAGGCTTTGGGCCTGGCGCCGCGGGGCCAGCTCCTTGCCTCTCTTAAGGCTGGAGCAGATATTAAAGTCAATTTGAGCGGCGGCTTGAAGAGCCGCGGCAACATCATGGGCGCCACCGGCGTGTATCAAGCCGTTGAAGTGTTGTGGCAGCTGTTGGGCAAGGCTCCCTTCAAGAGGGCGGACGGAAATATAGGAGTGTTGCACTCCATGGGAGGCGTCGATAGGACTTCGACTATAGTCGTATTTGCAATATAG
- a CDS encoding Zn-ribbon domain-containing OB-fold protein produces MEHESVPLYWRNIPSYYRLNAKRCKKCGEAYYPPVVKCPKCGSSELEDYQLPYEGELVEFTVLRNVPTDYLKQKPLIIGLVQLGPVKVLGQIVDAVPEKLKRGQRVEAVFRRVVVDGKYGLVMYGYKFRPKP; encoded by the coding sequence ATGGAACACGAATCGGTCCCCTTATACTGGAGAAATATACCTAGCTATTATAGGCTCAACGCCAAGAGGTGTAAGAAGTGCGGAGAGGCCTACTATCCGCCGGTAGTTAAGTGCCCCAAGTGCGGCTCCTCGGAGCTCGAGGACTATCAGCTCCCCTACGAGGGCGAGCTAGTCGAGTTCACAGTTCTCAGGAACGTCCCCACAGACTATCTGAAGCAGAAGCCGCTAATAATAGGGCTCGTCCAACTGGGCCCTGTGAAAGTCCTGGGCCAGATAGTCGACGCAGTGCCGGAGAAGCTCAAGAGGGGGCAGAGAGTCGAGGCTGTGTTCAGAAGAGTCGTCGTCGACGGAAAATATGGGCTAGTTATGTACGGCTACAAGTTCAGGCCTAAGCCATGA
- a CDS encoding hydroxymethylglutaryl-CoA synthase: MRTGIVSWGAYIPKYRVRTEDIARTWGDDPQRIIDMYLVYEKSVEGYDEDAVTIAVEAARRALRRGKIDPRRIGAVYSGTESKPYAVKPISSILIDALGLSNNVFAVDMEFACKAGSDGIVAVMGLVDSGRIEYGMAVGTDTSQGEPGEHLDYSASSGGVAYIVGRSEVAAEFEAVYTFSSDTPDFWRREGSPYPMHGEGFTGEPAYFRHVVGAAKGLMERYGYKVSDFAYAIFHQPNGRFPMRAAAMLGFPPDKVKPGIVVTHIGNTYNASALMGLARVLEQAKPGDKILLVTFGSGAGSNAFALNVTDWIIERQRADVPKVDDMLADKIYLDYSMYLKNRKMIKLFE; encoded by the coding sequence ATGAGGACCGGCATTGTATCTTGGGGAGCGTATATACCTAAGTACCGCGTCAGAACCGAGGACATAGCCAGAACGTGGGGCGACGATCCGCAGAGGATAATCGATATGTATCTGGTCTATGAAAAGAGCGTCGAAGGATACGACGAAGACGCCGTCACTATAGCCGTCGAGGCCGCGAGGAGGGCGCTGAGGCGCGGCAAGATCGATCCGCGGAGGATAGGCGCCGTGTACTCCGGCACTGAGTCCAAGCCCTACGCCGTGAAGCCGATCTCGTCCATCCTCATTGACGCGCTCGGCCTCTCCAATAACGTCTTCGCCGTCGATATGGAGTTTGCGTGTAAAGCCGGCTCAGACGGCATAGTCGCTGTGATGGGCCTCGTGGACTCCGGGAGGATCGAGTACGGGATGGCTGTGGGCACGGATACTTCACAAGGCGAGCCTGGGGAACACCTGGATTATTCGGCGAGTAGCGGCGGCGTTGCCTACATAGTAGGACGGAGCGAGGTAGCAGCTGAGTTCGAGGCAGTTTATACGTTCAGTTCCGATACTCCAGACTTCTGGCGCAGAGAGGGATCGCCATACCCCATGCACGGCGAGGGCTTCACGGGGGAGCCGGCGTATTTCAGACACGTGGTGGGCGCAGCCAAAGGGCTCATGGAGAGGTACGGCTATAAGGTATCCGACTTCGCCTACGCGATCTTCCACCAGCCCAACGGCCGCTTCCCTATGCGCGCCGCCGCTATGTTGGGATTTCCGCCCGACAAAGTGAAGCCGGGCATCGTAGTGACCCACATAGGAAACACCTACAACGCATCTGCGCTGATGGGCCTCGCGAGAGTGTTGGAGCAGGCAAAGCCCGGCGACAAAATACTCCTGGTGACGTTCGGGTCGGGCGCAGGATCAAACGCGTTCGCCTTAAACGTGACCGATTGGATCATTGAGAGGCAGAGGGCCGATGTGCCCAAGGTCGACGACATGCTGGCCGACAAAATATACTTAGATTATTCAATGTACCTAAAGAATAGAAAGATGATTAAGTTATTCGAGTGA
- a CDS encoding FaeA/PapI family transcriptional regulator, whose protein sequence is MPRRQTDKVLERKDQIVDLIKRHGELTTSAIMRLTGMSHSQIFYVLKLLEKEGVVKEVRRGKIAYWRLNVEQESGLKEHQ, encoded by the coding sequence ATGCCGCGCCGTCAGACAGACAAGGTATTGGAACGGAAGGACCAGATAGTGGATCTCATAAAGCGGCACGGGGAGCTCACTACGAGCGCCATAATGAGGCTGACAGGCATGAGCCACTCCCAGATATTCTACGTCTTGAAGCTCTTAGAGAAAGAGGGAGTAGTGAAGGAGGTGAGGAGGGGAAAAATAGCGTATTGGCGCCTCAATGTTGAGCAAGAAAGCGGACTTAAAGAACATCAGTGA
- a CDS encoding TATA-box-binding protein: MDSSRAAGPTHKIENIVATVNLGVELDLEQLAERLPVAEYNPDQFPGLILRLTRPRISALIFRTGKMVCTGAKNETDLKNAVHALVKLLNDNGADVPLNPEVQVQNIVASGSLNAEVDLEQAALLLDNAMYEPEQFPGLIYRMTEPRVVVLIFGSGKIVCTGAKSEKDVAVAVQRLYDRLKELGVLYVEEGGGAEAEEAEEEE; the protein is encoded by the coding sequence ATGGACTCTTCTAGAGCCGCCGGCCCCACCCACAAGATCGAGAATATAGTGGCCACGGTTAATCTAGGCGTCGAGCTCGATCTGGAGCAGTTGGCCGAGAGGCTTCCCGTGGCCGAGTACAACCCGGACCAATTCCCCGGGCTCATCCTCCGTCTGACCAGGCCCAGGATATCGGCATTGATATTCAGGACTGGGAAGATGGTCTGCACCGGCGCCAAGAACGAGACCGATCTGAAAAACGCAGTACACGCACTAGTCAAGCTCTTGAACGATAACGGCGCGGACGTGCCCCTAAACCCCGAGGTCCAAGTCCAGAATATAGTGGCGTCGGGAAGTCTCAACGCAGAGGTCGACCTAGAGCAAGCGGCGCTGTTGTTGGACAACGCAATGTACGAGCCCGAGCAGTTCCCCGGTCTGATCTACAGAATGACAGAGCCGCGCGTGGTAGTGTTGATATTCGGCAGCGGGAAAATAGTCTGCACCGGCGCCAAGTCGGAGAAGGACGTCGCCGTGGCTGTCCAGAGGCTGTACGACAGGCTTAAAGAGCTAGGCGTCTTGTACGTCGAGGAGGGCGGAGGCGCCGAAGCGGAGGAAGCCGAGGAAGAGGAGTGA
- the hjc gene encoding Holliday junction resolvase Hjc, with translation MVAPKTKGASKERSVANLLWEKGCAVLRGCSSGGGVRKRFVPDIVAICNGKVLVMELKYRAKRTTVRIEAEKVQGLLEFAARSGGRAFVLVKFGRDQWRVFEVAEGADVSINGEAYDRAPTLDHLLASIFNRQLV, from the coding sequence ATGGTCGCTCCAAAGACCAAGGGGGCCTCCAAGGAGAGGTCGGTGGCCAATCTGTTGTGGGAGAAGGGATGCGCCGTCTTGAGAGGGTGTTCCTCGGGCGGCGGCGTAAGGAAGAGGTTTGTGCCCGACATAGTCGCCATATGTAACGGCAAAGTGTTAGTTATGGAGCTGAAATACAGAGCCAAGAGGACGACGGTGAGGATAGAGGCCGAGAAAGTCCAAGGTCTTCTGGAGTTCGCGGCTAGATCCGGCGGTAGAGCCTTCGTATTGGTTAAGTTCGGCAGAGATCAGTGGAGGGTCTTCGAAGTGGCGGAGGGGGCCGACGTGAGCATAAACGGTGAGGCCTACGACAGAGCGCCCACGTTGGACCATTTATTAGCGTCAATTTTCAATAGACAGCTCGTATGA
- a CDS encoding metal-dependent hydrolase — MKIKWFGHAFFMVETQSMRILVDPWVTHPLSPASIDEVVNLKPKYILITHDHMDHLGESVEIAKRTGATIVGTFELSLEIAEKGVPEAQTLGMNIGGSLKLGDGVEIYMTQAFHTANRGAPSGFVIMTPEGTVYHAGDTGVFGDMELIGRMFNLDVALLPIGGFYTMGPREATWAVQLLRAKSVVPMHYNTFPVIKQDPEDFKSRVEAVVGAKVYVMKPGEELNIKA, encoded by the coding sequence ATGAAGATCAAATGGTTCGGCCACGCCTTCTTCATGGTGGAGACCCAGTCCATGAGGATACTCGTGGACCCGTGGGTTACCCACCCTCTCTCGCCCGCCTCCATTGACGAAGTCGTCAATCTAAAGCCCAAGTACATCCTGATAACCCACGACCATATGGACCACTTGGGAGAGTCTGTGGAGATAGCCAAGAGGACCGGCGCAACTATCGTGGGCACCTTCGAGCTATCGCTAGAGATAGCCGAGAAGGGAGTCCCGGAGGCCCAGACCTTGGGCATGAATATAGGCGGAAGCCTCAAGTTGGGCGACGGCGTCGAGATCTATATGACGCAAGCGTTCCACACGGCAAACAGAGGAGCTCCGTCAGGCTTCGTCATTATGACGCCCGAGGGGACGGTGTATCACGCCGGCGACACGGGGGTCTTCGGAGACATGGAGCTCATCGGAAGGATGTTTAACTTGGACGTGGCCCTCTTGCCCATAGGAGGCTTCTACACTATGGGGCCGAGGGAGGCCACCTGGGCGGTGCAGCTTCTGCGGGCCAAGTCGGTGGTGCCGATGCACTACAACACATTCCCCGTGATCAAACAAGATCCAGAGGACTTCAAGAGCAGAGTGGAGGCCGTTGTTGGAGCCAAAGTCTACGTCATGAAGCCTGGCGAGGAGCTCAACATTAAGGCTTAA
- a CDS encoding digeranylgeranylglycerophospholipid reductase, with protein sequence MSLSYDVVVVGAGTAGAYTAYNLAKRGFRVALLESKSGDKVGVKTCGDALGKHHVDRMAKYLTPNPKILVNDIKGVELFSPDMRTKYVIPGEGYMLDRFNWGKWLVKEAINAGAEFYEGHTATVPILENGQVSGVKANDNRQGTHKEFRGRIVVDASGSVGVVRSRLPDTWPISERLHPEDVSHAYREVFYIDGSVENPQYIKIYLDQTISPGGYWWAFPYSSDFLNVGLGVWGTLKVNPNANYKRYLEPRYRIKNKVHMGGGFIPTRRPLKTLVWNGIVAVGDAAAAVNPLHGGGIGQALLTGELASKAIERAFSAGRYDAATLWSYNVDYMNEWGYRQAQLDVVRLMLQTLDNDDLNFGLSRKLLTEQDVLDISSRGVTLSVVDKLRLALQFVGRPGLLMKLYNAMSYAKRIGDLYLQYPQRPEELDRWYAKVVETYREYRDKIGLGPMPA encoded by the coding sequence ATGTCTCTCTCATACGACGTGGTCGTCGTAGGCGCCGGCACGGCTGGCGCCTATACGGCGTATAACTTGGCCAAGAGGGGGTTCAGAGTTGCCCTATTGGAGTCGAAGAGCGGAGACAAAGTGGGAGTAAAGACGTGCGGAGACGCCTTGGGGAAACACCACGTGGATAGAATGGCGAAGTACCTCACCCCGAACCCCAAGATATTAGTCAACGACATAAAGGGCGTGGAGCTCTTCAGCCCAGACATGAGGACTAAGTACGTGATACCGGGCGAGGGCTATATGTTGGATAGATTCAATTGGGGGAAGTGGCTCGTGAAGGAGGCTATCAACGCAGGCGCCGAGTTCTACGAGGGCCACACAGCCACAGTGCCCATCTTGGAGAACGGGCAGGTCTCGGGCGTAAAGGCCAACGACAACAGACAGGGGACCCATAAGGAGTTCAGAGGGAGGATCGTCGTAGACGCCTCGGGCTCTGTGGGCGTCGTCAGATCGCGCCTGCCTGACACGTGGCCGATCTCAGAGAGGCTCCACCCAGAGGACGTATCTCACGCGTATAGAGAGGTCTTCTATATAGACGGCTCCGTGGAGAACCCTCAGTATATCAAGATATATTTAGATCAGACTATCTCGCCGGGAGGATATTGGTGGGCCTTCCCATATTCGTCCGACTTCCTCAACGTGGGCTTGGGCGTATGGGGCACTCTGAAGGTGAACCCGAACGCCAACTACAAGAGGTACCTGGAGCCGCGATACAGGATCAAGAACAAGGTACACATGGGAGGAGGCTTTATACCCACGAGGAGGCCTCTGAAGACCCTCGTCTGGAACGGAATTGTCGCCGTCGGCGACGCCGCAGCTGCTGTGAATCCCCTTCACGGCGGAGGCATAGGGCAAGCCCTTTTGACGGGCGAGCTGGCCAGCAAGGCTATAGAGAGGGCCTTCTCGGCCGGGAGGTACGACGCAGCGACTCTGTGGAGCTACAACGTGGACTATATGAACGAGTGGGGCTATAGACAAGCCCAGTTGGACGTGGTCAGACTGATGCTCCAGACGTTGGACAACGACGACCTCAACTTCGGCCTTTCGAGGAAGCTGTTGACGGAGCAGGACGTGTTGGATATATCCTCGAGGGGCGTCACTCTGTCTGTTGTAGACAAGTTGAGGCTTGCGCTCCAGTTTGTCGGCAGACCGGGCTTGCTCATGAAGCTCTACAACGCCATGAGCTACGCCAAGAGGATCGGCGATTTGTATCTACAGTATCCACAGAGGCCGGAGGAACTAGACAGATGGTACGCCAAAGTGGTAGAGACCTACAGAGAATATAGGGACAAAATAGGCCTTGGGCCAATGCCGGCGTGA
- a CDS encoding class II aldolase/adducin family protein, whose translation MIEEEIVEYYKLLYLRGLSTLLSGNISVRSGDLILITPTSLPKPLLRPEDLVYIDFEGRVVKGTRQPSSEWRMHAAVYRRRPDVGAIVHVHPVHSTLLAERIKPDLFLEGDIYIGGPLAVVPPLQPGTWELAEAVADALARANVAVLKKHGVVAVGRSLAEAVNRVEVVEDLAKATLINLWINSGI comes from the coding sequence GTGATCGAGGAGGAGATCGTAGAATATTACAAGCTCCTCTACTTGAGAGGACTCTCAACTCTCCTCAGCGGCAACATAAGCGTTAGGTCGGGCGACCTCATCCTCATAACTCCCACCAGCCTCCCAAAGCCCCTCTTGAGGCCGGAGGACTTAGTCTATATAGATTTCGAGGGGCGAGTAGTGAAGGGGACCAGACAGCCCTCCTCCGAGTGGAGGATGCATGCGGCGGTCTATAGGAGGAGGCCTGACGTAGGCGCCATAGTACACGTCCACCCAGTCCATTCTACTCTGCTTGCTGAGAGGATAAAGCCGGACCTATTCCTCGAGGGAGATATATATATCGGCGGCCCTCTGGCGGTTGTCCCGCCGCTTCAGCCCGGCACTTGGGAGCTGGCCGAGGCGGTGGCCGACGCTCTAGCCAGAGCCAACGTCGCCGTGCTTAAAAAACACGGCGTTGTCGCAGTGGGGAGGAGCTTGGCGGAGGCCGTCAATAGAGTTGAGGTCGTGGAGGATCTGGCCAAGGCCACTCTGATCAACCTATGGATAAACAGCGGCATCTGA
- a CDS encoding DUF120 domain-containing protein: MDKQRHLIVGYLLALARTEGEGISEAARALGLSRQGLHKALRKLRELGYVEEGPEIRLSERGRELLREALRDLMEYFGVSTIRLYGYVARGLGEGAFYVSLEGYRRQIEEKLGFTPYPGTLNVVLAPDALPYRRYLEALPGVLLKGFSDGVRTYGNVKAFKCTIFDMDCAVLVIERTHHGPEVVEVIAPVKLRDVYGLKDGDPVSIEVKLIS, translated from the coding sequence ATGGATAAACAGCGGCATCTGATAGTCGGCTATCTGCTCGCGCTGGCCAGGACTGAGGGCGAGGGCATCTCCGAGGCCGCCAGAGCCCTCGGTCTGTCGAGACAAGGCCTCCACAAGGCGTTGAGGAAGTTGAGGGAGTTGGGCTACGTCGAGGAAGGCCCCGAGATAAGGCTGAGCGAGAGGGGGAGGGAGCTCCTCAGAGAGGCTCTGAGGGACTTGATGGAGTATTTCGGCGTGTCCACTATACGGCTCTACGGATACGTGGCGAGGGGGCTCGGCGAGGGGGCCTTCTATGTATCTCTGGAGGGCTATAGAAGACAGATAGAGGAAAAGCTGGGCTTCACGCCGTATCCAGGGACTCTCAACGTAGTCCTGGCGCCCGACGCGTTGCCCTACAGGAGATACCTCGAGGCCCTCCCAGGGGTCTTGCTCAAGGGCTTTTCAGACGGCGTTAGAACCTATGGGAACGTCAAGGCCTTTAAATGCACAATATTCGATATGGACTGCGCCGTCTTAGTCATAGAGAGGACCCACCACGGCCCCGAGGTCGTTGAAGTGATAGCCCCTGTCAAGCTGAGGGACGTCTACGGCTTGAAGGACGGCGACCCTGTGTCCATAGAGGTCAAATTAATTAGTTAG
- a CDS encoding ATP-binding protein — protein MSTEIGLVVSGASISSIPVQIYRQAERHAQEEQMVIVRDAADPEVAILGFLRRITKLEPIVRDKVRTPYVDKPDMLDYGVLLPYTTAVVKPYVELDQRGSVREVEHIPTPGSKVYLAKGGPPVKISPQRAAVVGTHKYSGWEVPLDLAYISHHVGVFGATGMGKSRLVRALLGELVKTGSRIVVFDHTGVDYAPFYENVVKSSEVKIPPNILASVLAKLADLPWQTYGEYIEIATMTFEGQWSRDAFLAHVRRTMKRLNARDTTTERVELFIKQLVDPQFFSDLNKRTKTPADILASRPYPVVVDLSYDTELSVKQAIVASVIAEAWAEVRRAREPRPTVFVIDEAQNYAPSEWAISKDPIETTAREGRKWGLSLILASQRIAGDIDPSIRANLGTVFFSRLTAPTDLREIVAYLDLADVNEGVLTQLQPREFFVAGLMNPLRKPVLLKIKEI, from the coding sequence ATGTCCACAGAGATAGGCCTAGTGGTCAGCGGGGCCTCGATATCCTCTATACCGGTCCAGATCTATAGGCAGGCGGAGCGCCACGCCCAAGAGGAGCAGATGGTCATCGTCAGAGACGCGGCCGACCCCGAGGTGGCTATACTGGGATTCCTCCGAAGGATCACGAAGCTGGAGCCGATAGTCAGAGACAAGGTGAGGACGCCCTACGTCGATAAGCCAGACATGTTGGACTACGGAGTCCTCCTGCCCTATACCACGGCTGTGGTCAAGCCATATGTTGAGCTGGACCAACGCGGCTCAGTGAGGGAGGTAGAGCACATCCCCACTCCGGGCTCCAAAGTGTATTTGGCCAAGGGCGGCCCGCCCGTCAAGATCTCGCCCCAGAGGGCCGCCGTCGTGGGGACGCACAAGTACTCGGGGTGGGAGGTGCCGTTGGACCTCGCCTATATATCCCACCATGTCGGCGTCTTTGGAGCAACCGGCATGGGGAAGTCGAGGCTCGTCCGGGCCCTCTTGGGAGAGCTCGTCAAAACAGGCTCCCGCATCGTCGTCTTCGACCATACGGGCGTAGACTATGCCCCCTTCTACGAGAACGTAGTGAAGTCCTCCGAGGTCAAAATACCGCCCAACATCTTGGCATCAGTTTTGGCGAAGCTGGCGGATCTGCCGTGGCAGACCTACGGCGAATATATCGAGATCGCAACGATGACCTTCGAGGGACAGTGGAGCAGAGACGCCTTCTTGGCGCACGTCAGAAGGACCATGAAGAGGCTGAACGCCCGGGACACCACGACGGAGAGAGTCGAGCTCTTCATAAAACAGCTCGTGGATCCCCAGTTTTTCTCAGATCTAAACAAGAGGACCAAGACGCCGGCCGACATCCTTGCGTCCCGGCCCTACCCAGTCGTAGTGGACTTGAGCTACGACACTGAACTCTCAGTGAAGCAGGCGATAGTCGCCTCAGTGATCGCCGAGGCGTGGGCCGAGGTGAGGAGGGCGAGGGAGCCGCGCCCTACCGTCTTCGTGATAGACGAGGCGCAGAACTACGCGCCCAGCGAGTGGGCCATCTCAAAGGACCCCATAGAGACGACGGCAAGAGAGGGCAGGAAGTGGGGCCTCTCTCTGATATTGGCAAGCCAGCGCATCGCTGGGGATATAGACCCCTCCATAAGGGCGAACCTCGGGACGGTCTTCTTCAGCAGGCTCACCGCCCCCACGGACCTAAGGGAGATCGTAGCATACCTCGATTTAGCCGATGTGAACGAGGGCGTGCTCACTCAGCTCCAGCCCAGGGAGTTCTTCGTCGCAGGCCTGATGAATCCGCTGAGGAAGCCCGTTCTTTTGAAAATCAAGGAGATCTGA
- the glcS gene encoding glucose ABC transporter substrate-binding protein GlcS — protein MKNLYIAAIIVAIVIVGVIAGIMLTRTPPSVTTTVSTTTITTVTTITTAPTTTTTTGPIVFYTWWATTGKVALNHLIPVFEQQTGITVQPYIVPGAGGTNAKYAILALIEAGKPPAAFQVHFGPEMISYVEAAPNRINSFVNMTPYAMEWDLFNNAVYEVLQAGAFNGTLLSIPVNVHRGALLYVNVQLLREYNLPFPYNFSTLVYDTVQLAKHGIHPWIIPGGDGGWDQFNLWEDIFLSLAGPQLYNEMMYGTIDLNNATVQKLINETNYWFLNFTSYDYPGWQSMTWTQGLTLLVQGKVAFQANGNWLTNYAYDFLNVTAYPPLPQYINNPNVTLIEAPFPGTQDYYALVIDSIGIPVGPQDQQALQFAHFWSSYQGQEIWTKWKAVTYYKNATDWFNTPAQWYDYQQLINDSSRPQDFVYQLSDGGVFDDVFAQIDSGLLTLQQIGPAGLSVWNSTLYSAMHEEEQQWLAAAKLGLGYLGFPGHPFANYYPPWVKDPSKYGLEQTS, from the coding sequence ATGAAGAATCTATATATCGCAGCAATAATTGTAGCAATAGTAATAGTAGGAGTAATTGCGGGAATAATGCTGACAAGAACACCACCATCAGTAACAACAACAGTGTCAACTACCACAATAACAACTGTTACCACAATAACAACTGCGCCAACTACTACTACAACAACTGGACCCATAGTATTCTATACATGGTGGGCTACAACGGGGAAAGTGGCATTAAATCATTTAATTCCAGTATTTGAACAGCAAACGGGGATAACAGTACAACCCTATATAGTTCCAGGGGCAGGAGGTACTAACGCAAAATATGCAATATTAGCACTAATAGAAGCAGGGAAACCACCAGCAGCCTTCCAAGTACATTTTGGCCCAGAAATGATATCCTATGTAGAGGCGGCACCCAACAGAATAAACTCCTTCGTAAACATGACGCCATACGCAATGGAGTGGGATCTATTTAACAATGCAGTGTATGAAGTACTACAAGCAGGTGCATTTAACGGAACATTACTATCAATACCAGTGAATGTGCACAGAGGTGCTTTATTATACGTTAATGTACAATTGCTAAGGGAATACAACCTACCATTCCCATATAACTTTAGCACGTTGGTCTACGACACAGTACAACTGGCAAAACATGGAATACACCCATGGATAATACCGGGAGGAGACGGAGGATGGGATCAATTCAACCTATGGGAGGATATATTCCTGTCCTTAGCGGGACCACAACTATATAATGAGATGATGTATGGAACAATAGACCTAAACAACGCGACAGTACAAAAATTAATAAATGAAACCAATTACTGGTTCCTAAACTTCACATCCTATGATTATCCAGGGTGGCAATCAATGACATGGACCCAAGGGCTGACGCTATTAGTACAGGGAAAAGTAGCATTCCAGGCAAACGGGAACTGGCTAACAAACTACGCTTATGACTTCCTAAACGTAACAGCTTATCCACCACTACCCCAATACATAAACAACCCGAATGTAACACTAATAGAAGCCCCATTCCCAGGGACGCAGGACTATTACGCGCTAGTAATAGACTCCATTGGGATCCCAGTAGGACCGCAAGACCAACAAGCTTTGCAATTTGCCCACTTCTGGTCCTCATATCAAGGACAGGAAATATGGACAAAGTGGAAGGCAGTTACTTATTATAAGAATGCTACTGATTGGTTTAATACCCCTGCTCAGTGGTACGATTATCAGCAGTTAATCAACGATTCCTCTCGTCCGCAAGACTTCGTTTACCAATTATCGGATGGTGGAGTTTTCGACGACGTATTTGCCCAAATAGACTCTGGATTACTAACATTACAACAAATAGGACCCGCGGGATTATCAGTATGGAATTCTACACTATACTCAGCAATGCATGAAGAAGAACAACAATGGTTGGCTGCCGCAAAACTAGGGCTAGGATACCTGGGATTTCCTGGCCATCCGTTTGCAAACTACTATCCACCATGGGTTAAGGACCCATCGAAGTACGGATTAGAACAAACCTCTTAG